TTGGCGATGAGACGGAGATGGCTGACCGCCTCGATCATTGCGATTACCTGCTCGTCCGCTCAGGGCTCGACCACGCCGAAGACGTGAAGCCGGTCGAGCGCATGATCGAGGCGGCCGTCCGCAACAACCCGCTGCGATTCCACGAGGTCGGCAGGTTTCCGACGCCGCTCGACGGCATCGAAGCCGTGCTTTACAAGTGCTGGTGATGAGCGACGCGATGACACCCGAACGCCGGCAGTTCACCGCCAACGAGTGGCGTCTCATCGAAAGCTGCCGGACGCCGCTTCAGGTGCAGCGTTACCTGAAGACCATCCCCTACAACCGCGAGCCGGAAGGCGCGACCTGCTTTTCGTTTCGTCGCGTGCTGCGCGAGAACCGCGCTCATTGCCTGGAAGGCGCGCTGGTCGCGGCGACCATACTCGAACAGCATGGCTACGCGCCGCTTCTGGTCAGCATCGAATCGCGGGATCATCTCGACCACGTCCTCTTTCTCTATCAAGTGCGCGGCAAGTTTGGCGCGGTGGCCCGGTCACGCGACATCGCCCTGCACGGGCGAAAGCCGGTCTTTCGCACGGTGCGCGACCTGGTGATGAGCTATTACGACGCTTACATTGACGGCTCGGGGCGGATCACCGGCTATGCGGTGGCGAGTTTGTATGAGCTGGGCAATTACGACTGGCGTTTCTCGCTGCGCAATGTCAAGAAGGTCGAACGCCACCTCCAGGACATTCCGCATCGCGCCATTCGCGGCAGCGAGGCGCGGTACGAGCAGGCTCTGCGCCGGTATATGGAGTTCCACCGCCGCCATCCCGACCGCTCGCCCGACTATTTTGCGAACCGAGATACCTGGCTGCGCTGACCGGCGCTAGACATCCTTGCCGAGGATGATCATCAGCGAAGCGACGGCGTTGTTGATGAAGTGGATGACGATGCACGGCAACAGCGTCTTTGACCGGGCGCGGACGACCGTGAGAGTCAGGCTCAAGAGAATCAGCCCGGCGACCGTCGCCCACGCGCCAAAATACTGCGGCACGTGAACGCCCGCGAAGAGCAGCGTCACGACGACGACAGTCACGGTGGCGCTGAAGCGTTTGCGTAATGCCCCGAAGATCACTCCTCGATAGACAATCTCTTCAACCAGCGGCGCGCTGAAACTGGCGAGGATGGCGATGGCAATACGCACCTGCGGCCCGGATTTGAGCAACTGATCGAAGTCGGTTTCCTTCTGTGGCAGGATACGGACGAATAAGGCATTCGCCAGATTGATGCCGATAAACAACCCCACAGCAACCAGTATCCAGTATAAGGGCGAGCGGCCAGCCCAGTTCCACCCAAGGCTCGGCAGGAAAGGCTGCGAGCGCAGACGTGTAACCACGGCCCAGCAGAACAGGATGGTCAGCAGGTGAGCGAGAATCGTCGAATAGACGCTCGCCGTCAGCACATGCGGCGTCATGGCCCAGGCGCGCAACGCTTCCTTGTCGACTGGCGATGGGAAGACGCCGCGCTGCTGATCAATGACGTAGAGCACCATCACGACGGCGAGCTGCGCGACGATCAAGGCGGCGATGCTGAACAGCCATGCGCCGATGCCCGTCCAGATGCCCCAGCGCGGATGGTCGGGGTCGAGCGCCGTCGGTTGAGCCACCGGCGTCAACGGGAATTGATCGGCGGGCGGAGGATAAAGCTGCACGTCCGGCGTCTCGGCTTCGGCCTGCGGGGCTCCGCAATGCGGGCAGAAGCCGCCCGACTGCGTTGATTGAGGCAGCGGCGCGCCGCAAGCGCGGCACAGCGTAGCGGTCGGCGGTGGTTCGATCATGCTCATAGGGGTTTACGATTTTAGATTTTCATGGCTTGGCGCTTCGCGCCGGCGATTTTGGATTTTAGATTGAGGGACAGACAGGATCGTTTGATGCTTTGATCTGCTAATCCAAAATCCAAAATCCAAAATCCCCTTGACTCTACTTGAACGGCTAACGAGTGGCAAGAGTTGCGGCTTCAACAAAGCCTTCGGCTATCGCGTCGGCGATTCTGTTATGCGAGTCGGCACGGCGGGCGCGACTCTGGGCGATTCAAGGTTCTCTTGAATCGCCGCGCGGACGCGCGCGATCAATTCCGCCATCTGCTTCTCGCTGTAGTCACGGGTTGCGATGGGTTTGCCGATGATCACATCCACTCTGCCGGGGCGCGGGGCCAGCGTCGTCTTCGGCAATAACCTGAACGTGCCGCGAATGGTCACGGGGACGATGGGAACGCCGGCGCGCAGGGCGATCTTGAAAGCGCCCGGCTTAAAGTCTTGCAAGTGGCCGTCGGGCGTTCGTGTGCCTTCGGGAAAGACCGCCAGCGACTTGCCGCCTTTGACGCCTTCGATCACGCGCCGCAGGCTGCGCGCGGTCTTGCGCCCGTCGCTGCGGTCAACCGGAAAGTTTCCAGACGTCCACAGGTGCCAGCCCATGAACGGCACGTAGAACAGCTCTTTCTTCGCCATGATCTTGAATTGATATGGCAAGTAGCCGAACAGCGCCGGCGTATCAATCAGGCTCGAATGATTGGCCATGTAAACGTAGGCTTCGTCGTTCCGCAGGTATTCCACTCCATGCACGCGGATGCGCGCAAAGATCGAATAGGCGACCAGGCGACACCACCAGCGCGCGCACCAGTGTTGCAGCGTCCCCCGCCGGTCGAATGGCCAGAGCAAAAGCGACAGCGTCGCCATGACCACCGTGTGGGTGTACCACAGCAGGTTGGCAAATGGCGCCCAGAGATAAACCAGAATCTTTTTCAGCTTTTGGCCCACAGTCTCTGCAATCAGGCACCGGCGCAGTGCGGCGCCGCGAGCAGCAGGGTGATGATCGTCTTGGCGTCGTCAATCTCGCCCGAATGAACTTTGGCCAGCGCCTCGGCAAATGGCATGCGCAAGACCTCGACCTCTTCATCATCATCGAGCCGCTGCGCGCACGCCTCAAGGCCGCGCGCCAGGTAAACCCAGATGCGCTCTTCGCAATAGCCCGGCGCTACCTGGAAGGCTGCGAGCGGGATGAACTCGCGGGCGCGCAAGCCCATCTCTTCCTCAAGCTCGCGCTCGGCGGTTTCGGCGGGCGAGTGGCCCGGCTCGATGCGCCCCGCCGATATTTCCAGCGAATAACGACCGAGCGCGTAGCGCCATTGGCGCACCAGCGCCACCGTGCCGTCATCATAGACCGCCAGCGCCCCTGCGCCGCCGTTGTGATGGATGATTTCGATATCCACTTCGCCGCTGCGCGCCGATACGAAGCGCCCGACCGACAGATCAAGGATGCGGCCTCTGTACTTGTAGTCGCGTTTGACAAGCTCGTGAGTCATGGTTTTAGTGGCGCAAGCTGATAGCTTGCGCAGCGCCTAGCGCAATCTAACAGATTGCGCCACAGAGAATTACTCTAGCGTTCACGATATTCGCCGAGCATGCGGCGCTGCGAATCTTCCTCTTCAAGCAGACGCTTGACCATGCCGACCAGATGCAGCGAGCCGGCGACACAGATCAGCCCATCGGGCGGCGTCACCGAGCGCGCCCACGACAGTGCCTGCTGAGGCGTTTCGGTGAAAAAGACATTGTTAGCGCCGGCGAGCGCCGCTTGCGCGATGCGCGCCCCGGTCGCCGAGCGCGGGTCGGCAACGCGTGTCAACACAACCGTCCGCGCCGCCGGGAACAACGACCGCGCCATCACATGGATGTCCTTGTCGCTCATCGCCGCAAAAATCAGCGTCAGCTCGCCACGCCAGAACTCATCCAAATAAACCCGCAAGGCGCGTGCGCCGCCGGCGTTGTGCGCGCCGTCGAGCAGCAGCGCCGGGCGGTCATCGATCCACTCCAGGCGTCCCGGCCAGGTGGTAGCGCGCAGCCCTTTAATAATCGCTTCGCGGCTGATATCAAAGCCCAGCTCGTTCAATGTCTCGGCGGCTTCGATGGCGGCGGCGGCGTTGTCGGCCTGGTGACGCCCGCGCAGCCCGAGCGTCACGGAGCTATAGACCGACTTTGACGACTCATAATCAAAGGCCAGGCGACCTGTCTCGCCGCTTGAGAGGTTGTGCGGCTCGTTGGCGAAAGCCGGTAACACTTTGGCTTCGAGACAGCGCCGCATCAGCACGCCGGTCGCGGCTTCGTATAGTTGCCTGCCGATGACGGCGCGCGCGCCCGGCTTGATGACCGCGGCCTTCTCTTGGGCGATTTTCGTGATCGTGTCGCCGAGAATCTGCTGATGGTCCATATCAATCGTCGTCACCACCGCAAGCACCGCCGCCACCGCGTTCGTTGAATCGAGCCGGCCACCGAGTCCAACTTCAAGAATGGCCAGCTCGACGGCGGTTTCGGCAAAGTAAGAGAGCGCAATGGCCGTTACCTGCTCGAAGAACGAAGGCGGGCTGGCCAGCCGCGCTTCGCCGACCAGGGCTTCGGCTACGTCTCGAACATTGGTCGCGAGCCGCGCAAAATCAGCTTCGCCGATCTCCTGGCCGTTGACTCGAATACGCTCGGTGATGCGGACGAGGTGCGGTGACGTGTAGAGCGCGGTGCGCCGGCCTGCCGTGCGCGCGATGGAATCGAGCATGGCCGACACTGAGCCTTTGCCATTGGTGCCGGCGACGATGACGGAGGGATAGACGCGGTCGGGACGGCCCGCGCGCTCAAGCAGGAGGCGGATGCCGTCAAGCCCGAACTTCGCGGCGAGGACTTCGTGGCCGAGACTGTAGAGGTACGCGACCGACTGCTTGAAATCCATAATCACCCGCCTGCGGTGCGCGGCGCCTCACTTCATCCCGTTGTTTGACATGAAAGCGAGCGAGTTGACGATGAACGGCTTCAGATCTTTGCGCTCGACGACGGCATCGAGCATGCCGTGTTCGAGCAGGAATTCGGAGCGCTGAAAGCCTTCGGGGAGTTTCTGGCGAATGGTCTGCTCGATGACGCGCGGCCCGGCGAAGCCGATCAACGCCCCCGGCTCGGCGATGTTGAGGTCGCCGAGCATCGCGTAGCTGGCGGTGACGCCGCCGGTCGTCGGGTCTGTTAGCACAGAGATGTAGGGCAGGCCCGCTTCATCCAGGCGAGCCAGCGCCGCTGAAATCTTCGCCATCTGCATCAGCGAAATGGCCCCCTCCTGCATGCGTGCGCCGCCCGACGCCGAATAGACGACCACCGCCGAGGACGTCTTCACAGCGCACTCAATTGCTCGCGTGATCTTCTCGCCGACGACCGAGCCGAGCGAGCCGCCGACGAATTCCAATGCCATCGAGCAGATGATCGCCGGGTGTCCGCCGACTCTACCCTGCGCCGTGATAATGGCGTCGAGCATGCCGGTCTTCTTCTGCATCCCTTTGAGCCGTTCGGAATAGCCCTTGGTATCAACGAACCGCAAGGGATTGGTCGAAGCCAGTCCGGTGTCAAGCTCAGTCCACTGCTCGTCATCAAAAGTCAGGCGCAAGCGCTCGGCGGCGCTGATGCGGTGATGGTAATCGCATTTCGGGCAGACGTTGAGATTCTCTTCGACCTCGCGCTTGAAAAGCATCTGCTCGCAGCCCGGGCATTTGACGAACACCCCTTCCGTGCGAACGGTCTTCTCTTCGCCCGGGTCCACCGATCTCGGCTTGTCTTTTCTTTTAAACCAACTCATAGCGAAGGTGACAAGCGGCAAGTGACAGGTGACAAGAAGGAGCAAACTCTCTTGTCACTTGTCACTCGCCGCTTCATTCGTCCTTTTGCTGAAATCGGTCATCTTCTCGGCAGCGCCGGCGCGGTGATTGACGGCTCGCGCCATAATGAAGAGCAGGTCGGACAGACGGTTCAAGTAAACGATGGCCGCCGCGTTCACAGCTTCCTGATCCGCGAGCGCGACAACGCGGCGCTCGGCTCGGCGCGCAACCGCGCGCGCCACATGCAGCGAGGCCCCGGCTTCGCTGCCGCCCGGTAAGATGAACTCTTTGAGCGGCTCAAGCTCGGCGAGAAATGTTTCAGAAGCCGCTTCGAGCGTTTCGACATACGCCTCGGTGATGCGCGGCACTTCGATCTCTGCCGGGCTGGCCAGGTCGGCCCCAAGCGTGAAGAGGTCGTTTTGAATCGTCCTGAGAACGTCATCAACCTGCGCATCGTTGAGGCGCGCGCGCACCAGGCCGAGCAGGCTGTTCAGCTCGTCAACCTCGCCATAGGCGTCAACGCGTGGGCTGGCTTTGCTGACGCGCGCGCCGCCGACAAGCGCCGTCTGCCCGGCGTCGCCTGTGCGCGTAATGACTTTTGAAATGCGATTTCCCCTTACCATCTGAATGAGTGTCCATTCTAGGCACGCGCGCCGGCATTGTCAAAATCGAAACAGTTGCGCAAAGCCAGGGCCTTCGGCTACGCTCTCCTAGCCGCCACTACGGGGAAGCTGAGGCAAAGCAGAGGTAGGCGAATGGCAAAAATTAGCGTCGGGGTCATCGGGCTCGGCACCGTTGGCACAGGCGTCATCAAACTACTGCAAAACGACCCGCGCTTTCGCGTCAAATGGGTCGCCGTGCGCGACAAAGCCAAAGCCCGCACGGTTGATCTGTCGGCGATTCGCGTCACCGAGCAGCCCTTCGATCTCGTCAACGACCCGGAGCTAGAGATCATCATCGAAGTCGCGGGCGGCACCAATCCGGCTTACGAAGTCATCCGCAACGCTATCGCGCAGGGTAAACACATCGTCACCGCCAACAAGGAAGTCATCGCTAAGCACGGCTCGGAAATCTTCGACCTGGCGCACCGCCACAATGTCACCGTGCTATTTGAAGCTGCCGTTGGCGGCGGCATCCCGTTAATCTCCACTATCCAGCGCGGCCTACAGGCGAACGAGATTCAGAGCGTCGCCGGCATCCTCAACGGCACGACGAATTTCATTCTGACGGCGATGCAGGAACGCGAGCAGACTTTCGCCGACGCGCTCGCCGACGCACAGGCGCTGGGCTACGCTGAAGCCGACCCGACCAACGATGTCGAATCGTTCGACGTAGCGTACAAAATTACGATCCTCGCGTCGCTGGCTTTCGGCAAATTCGTTCACACAGATGAAGTCTACCGCCAGGGCATCAGTCGCATCAGCGACATAGACATCGCGATGGCGCGCGAGTTCGGCTACCGCATCAAGTTAATCGGGCTGGCGCGGCGCGGCGACGGCTGTCTCGACGTGCGCGCCCACCCGATGCTGGTTCCCGCGCATCACCCGCTCGCCTCAGTCGAAGGCGCCAACAACGCCATCTTCATCCGCGGTCACGCGGTCGGCGAAGTCATGCTGGTCGGCCCCGGTGCAGGCCAGATGCCGACGGCGAGCGCCGTGGTCGGCGACTTGATCAATCTCGCCAGCGCCTTGCGGCTGCCGGACTTCGCTCCTTATTTTCAGCCGATCATCGCGGCGGGCGAAGCGCCGCTGTGCAATGTGGACGACGCCGAAGGCTGTTTCTACATCCGTCTCGAAGCCGAAGACACGCCGGGCGTCATCGGCAATATCGGCCACGCGCTCGGCGGCCACGGCGTCAGCGTGCATAGCTTCCTGCAACGAGGCGTCGTCCGCACCGGCGCGGCGACCGTCGTGCTATTGACGCACCGCACCCGCGAGCGGCAATTGATGCGCGCCCTTCGTGAAATCGAGGCGCAGGCGAGCACACGCGAAGTCGGCGTCCTCTTGCGGGTATTTGAATAGGAAGAAGTCAGGAGTCAGAATAAACGCGGAGGTGCGAAGCCCTGACTTCCTTGTTCATTCTGTCTTCTGACTCCTGACTCCTGACTCCTGACTCCTGACTTCCTGCTTTGTCATGATCGTTCAAAAGTTCGGTGGCACCTCAGTCAAATCGGTGGCGCGCATCAAGAATGTCGCCAGCATCGTGAGGCACGCGGCTGGGCAAAGCTCGGTTGTCGTGGTGGTCTCGGCGATGGGCGACACGACTGATTATCTGGTCAAGCTGGCGCGCCAGGTGTCCGCTGCTTCGAATCAGCGCGAGTACGACATGCTGCTTTCGACCGGTGAGCAGATTTCGATAGCCCTGGTAGCGATGGCGCTGAATGACCTGGGCTGCAAGGCTGTGTCGCTGACAGGCGCGCAACTCGGCATCATCACCGAAAGCGTTCACACGACGGCGCGCATCGTTGATATAAAGACCGAGCGCATTCGCCACTTTCTTGATCAAGGTTATGTGGTCGTCGCCGCCGGCTTTCAGGGCGTCACCGAAGCCGGCGACATCACGACGCTAGGGCGCGGCGGCTCGGACACAACGGCGGTGGCGCTGGCGGCGGCGCTCAAGGCCGAGGTTTGCGACATCTACACGGATGTCAGCGGCGTCTACACCGCTGATCCGAACATCGTGCCGACGGCGCGCTTGATGCACGAGGTTGCCTATGAAGAGATGCTGGAGATGGCCCGCGTCGGCGCGCAAGTCTTGCACCCGCGCGCTGTCGAGCTGGCGCGCAAACATCGCTTGCCGCTGCGCGTCCGCAACACCTTTGATCCCGACCACACCGGCACGATTCTGAGAGGAGCAGACGAGATGGA
The genomic region above belongs to Blastocatellia bacterium and contains:
- a CDS encoding CPBP family intramembrane glutamic endopeptidase; translation: MSMIEPPPTATLCRACGAPLPQSTQSGGFCPHCGAPQAEAETPDVQLYPPPADQFPLTPVAQPTALDPDHPRWGIWTGIGAWLFSIAALIVAQLAVVMVLYVIDQQRGVFPSPVDKEALRAWAMTPHVLTASVYSTILAHLLTILFCWAVVTRLRSQPFLPSLGWNWAGRSPLYWILVAVGLFIGINLANALFVRILPQKETDFDQLLKSGPQVRIAIAILASFSAPLVEEIVYRGVIFGALRKRFSATVTVVVVTLLFAGVHVPQYFGAWATVAGLILLSLTLTVVRARSKTLLPCIVIHFINNAVASLMIILGKDV
- a CDS encoding lysophospholipid acyltransferase family protein produces the protein MGQKLKKILVYLWAPFANLLWYTHTVVMATLSLLLWPFDRRGTLQHWCARWWCRLVAYSIFARIRVHGVEYLRNDEAYVYMANHSSLIDTPALFGYLPYQFKIMAKKELFYVPFMGWHLWTSGNFPVDRSDGRKTARSLRRVIEGVKGGKSLAVFPEGTRTPDGHLQDFKPGAFKIALRAGVPIVPVTIRGTFRLLPKTTLAPRPGRVDVIIGKPIATRDYSEKQMAELIARVRAAIQENLESPRVAPAVPTRITESPTR
- a CDS encoding NUDIX hydrolase produces the protein MTHELVKRDYKYRGRILDLSVGRFVSARSGEVDIEIIHHNGGAGALAVYDDGTVALVRQWRYALGRYSLEISAGRIEPGHSPAETAERELEEEMGLRAREFIPLAAFQVAPGYCEERIWVYLARGLEACAQRLDDDEEVEVLRMPFAEALAKVHSGEIDDAKTIITLLLAAPHCAGA
- a CDS encoding folylpolyglutamate synthase/dihydrofolate synthase family protein, whose protein sequence is MDFKQSVAYLYSLGHEVLAAKFGLDGIRLLLERAGRPDRVYPSVIVAGTNGKGSVSAMLDSIARTAGRRTALYTSPHLVRITERIRVNGQEIGEADFARLATNVRDVAEALVGEARLASPPSFFEQVTAIALSYFAETAVELAILEVGLGGRLDSTNAVAAVLAVVTTIDMDHQQILGDTITKIAQEKAAVIKPGARAVIGRQLYEAATGVLMRRCLEAKVLPAFANEPHNLSSGETGRLAFDYESSKSVYSSVTLGLRGRHQADNAAAAIEAAETLNELGFDISREAIIKGLRATTWPGRLEWIDDRPALLLDGAHNAGGARALRVYLDEFWRGELTLIFAAMSDKDIHVMARSLFPAARTVVLTRVADPRSATGARIAQAALAGANNVFFTETPQQALSWARSVTPPDGLICVAGSLHLVGMVKRLLEEEDSQRRMLGEYRER
- the accD gene encoding acetyl-CoA carboxylase, carboxyltransferase subunit beta — encoded protein: MSWFKRKDKPRSVDPGEEKTVRTEGVFVKCPGCEQMLFKREVEENLNVCPKCDYHHRISAAERLRLTFDDEQWTELDTGLASTNPLRFVDTKGYSERLKGMQKKTGMLDAIITAQGRVGGHPAIICSMALEFVGGSLGSVVGEKITRAIECAVKTSSAVVVYSASGGARMQEGAISLMQMAKISAALARLDEAGLPYISVLTDPTTGGVTASYAMLGDLNIAEPGALIGFAGPRVIEQTIRQKLPEGFQRSEFLLEHGMLDAVVERKDLKPFIVNSLAFMSNNGMK
- a CDS encoding cob(I)yrinic acid a,c-diamide adenosyltransferase, which codes for MVRGNRISKVITRTGDAGQTALVGGARVSKASPRVDAYGEVDELNSLLGLVRARLNDAQVDDVLRTIQNDLFTLGADLASPAEIEVPRITEAYVETLEAASETFLAELEPLKEFILPGGSEAGASLHVARAVARRAERRVVALADQEAVNAAAIVYLNRLSDLLFIMARAVNHRAGAAEKMTDFSKRTNEAASDK
- a CDS encoding homoserine dehydrogenase — encoded protein: MAKISVGVIGLGTVGTGVIKLLQNDPRFRVKWVAVRDKAKARTVDLSAIRVTEQPFDLVNDPELEIIIEVAGGTNPAYEVIRNAIAQGKHIVTANKEVIAKHGSEIFDLAHRHNVTVLFEAAVGGGIPLISTIQRGLQANEIQSVAGILNGTTNFILTAMQEREQTFADALADAQALGYAEADPTNDVESFDVAYKITILASLAFGKFVHTDEVYRQGISRISDIDIAMAREFGYRIKLIGLARRGDGCLDVRAHPMLVPAHHPLASVEGANNAIFIRGHAVGEVMLVGPGAGQMPTASAVVGDLINLASALRLPDFAPYFQPIIAAGEAPLCNVDDAEGCFYIRLEAEDTPGVIGNIGHALGGHGVSVHSFLQRGVVRTGAATVVLLTHRTRERQLMRALREIEAQASTREVGVLLRVFE
- a CDS encoding aspartate kinase, coding for MIVQKFGGTSVKSVARIKNVASIVRHAAGQSSVVVVVSAMGDTTDYLVKLARQVSAASNQREYDMLLSTGEQISIALVAMALNDLGCKAVSLTGAQLGIITESVHTTARIVDIKTERIRHFLDQGYVVVAAGFQGVTEAGDITTLGRGGSDTTAVALAAALKAEVCDIYTDVSGVYTADPNIVPTARLMHEVAYEEMLEMARVGAQVLHPRAVELARKHRLPLRVRNTFDPDHTGTILRGADEMEIYRPVSGVTVDKDQARLAILKVPDRPGTAGEIFAALAGRRINVDMIIQAFHEDRSVNDITFTVKRGDLPAARQALDEISASIGAEGVLADEDVAKLSIVGASLMDQPDIVARTFAALGQEGINIKMISTSDIRISCAISSRDADRAVRLVHDLFHLDENE